The proteins below are encoded in one region of Aquisphaera giovannonii:
- a CDS encoding virulence factor SrfB: MDEIFANSRIQTLAVPLPPQARFGPERVGRGWQRCVCRPEGVAVRYPYIQWQVIQGTKPRLFLAVDTSCGDREVGFFCDREGLVGDFAVRLAGLLGLDGRPLEIPPVAFVIRPPVGGDPRDVHLVVDLGNSRTGALILEMSGETAPVPQMVPLRLANRWQLDGWQAGDDGGDAPSEHWFSARTLWCTTPHLPPEPSTRTVYREVRRAGLLHERVQTLGEKVSVTPDLFRDISMARMGTEADLIGGAIRLDGDERTGLSSPKRYLWADDESWLEGANWFMADPSDRHGGDAHAARLQGPLLRYIPEDDPDVLIEGSDLAREPLASEAPARPRHAPRILMVAAIYELLCQAFSYIHSRPYRRRIGGASRPRRLRSLSLSYPSGIMAQERDRLRRQAEKAALIFHATLGSQQEAPPMVSLGIDEASAVHLTYIWSELRMLGQDSRLWFRLVGRERAAESPPGPEAAAVAPDASPADPGSPRPRRARPPREAAGEPGHDLRIACIDIGGGTSDLMIARYTCQQGIEDSIRGEILHRDGISVAGDQLVKRLLERVVVPAFAEAIGLDDATCQLLFGPEIPRNRELRPQRVQWVNRLFVPLAQAYLDAAVSGSAAEISHTDPSLVPEDVLASLGAVLDRIKGAGYCDLREGLGLRLDRALLDDVVHEVFHDLLLDLCGRIVAHDVDVVLLAGQPTKLAVVQDLLRLLLPLPPSRVIPMYRHYAGNWYPYQDAAGRNPGLIIDPKSAVVVGASIHFLAHHGLLPQFRFAMTDTSRANAFHWGVMTGAVSGIPDDRLLFRPRSPSVHEFVTSSRRVLIGRRLSESERAEASPAYLLKVDTGDRLGRTEIKVRIRRASDPGTGEEILELESVEGEVAGEPAVAGGNVTFTWRTLADEHFFLDSGGLDNIEPLAR; encoded by the coding sequence ATGGACGAGATCTTCGCGAATTCCAGGATCCAGACGCTCGCCGTCCCCCTCCCCCCGCAGGCCCGATTCGGGCCCGAGCGGGTCGGCCGGGGCTGGCAGAGATGCGTCTGCCGGCCTGAGGGGGTGGCCGTCCGCTATCCCTACATCCAGTGGCAGGTGATCCAGGGGACCAAGCCCCGCCTCTTCCTGGCCGTCGACACGAGCTGCGGAGACCGCGAGGTCGGCTTCTTCTGCGACCGCGAGGGGCTCGTCGGCGACTTCGCGGTCAGGCTCGCGGGCCTGCTCGGCCTCGACGGCCGCCCCCTGGAGATCCCGCCCGTCGCGTTCGTGATCCGACCCCCCGTCGGCGGCGACCCCAGGGACGTGCACCTGGTCGTCGACCTCGGGAACAGCCGGACCGGGGCGTTGATCCTCGAGATGAGCGGGGAGACCGCGCCGGTCCCGCAGATGGTCCCGCTTCGACTGGCGAACCGATGGCAGCTCGACGGCTGGCAGGCCGGGGACGACGGGGGCGACGCCCCGTCGGAGCACTGGTTCTCGGCGCGGACCCTCTGGTGCACGACCCCTCACCTGCCGCCGGAGCCCAGCACCCGGACGGTCTACCGCGAGGTCCGACGCGCCGGGCTGCTCCACGAGCGGGTGCAGACCCTGGGCGAGAAGGTCAGCGTGACCCCGGACCTGTTCCGGGACATCTCGATGGCCCGGATGGGGACCGAGGCCGACCTCATCGGCGGTGCCATCCGGCTGGACGGCGACGAGCGTACGGGGCTGAGCTCGCCGAAGCGCTACCTCTGGGCCGACGACGAGAGCTGGCTGGAGGGGGCGAACTGGTTCATGGCCGATCCGAGCGATCGCCACGGCGGGGATGCGCACGCGGCCCGGCTCCAGGGCCCGCTCCTCCGTTACATCCCGGAGGATGATCCGGACGTCCTCATCGAGGGGTCGGACCTGGCCCGCGAGCCGCTCGCCTCCGAGGCGCCGGCCCGCCCCCGGCACGCGCCCCGCATCCTGATGGTCGCGGCGATCTACGAGCTGCTCTGCCAGGCGTTCTCCTACATCCATTCGCGCCCGTATCGCCGCCGGATCGGGGGCGCCTCCCGGCCCCGCCGCCTGCGGAGCCTGTCGCTCAGCTACCCGAGCGGGATCATGGCCCAGGAGCGCGATCGCCTCCGCCGCCAGGCGGAGAAGGCCGCCCTCATCTTCCACGCCACCCTGGGCAGCCAGCAGGAGGCGCCGCCGATGGTCTCGCTGGGGATCGACGAGGCCAGCGCGGTCCACCTGACCTACATCTGGAGCGAGCTCCGGATGCTCGGCCAGGACTCTCGGCTCTGGTTCCGGCTCGTGGGCCGCGAGCGTGCGGCGGAGTCGCCGCCGGGCCCCGAGGCCGCGGCCGTCGCCCCGGACGCCTCGCCCGCCGACCCCGGGAGCCCCCGCCCGAGGAGGGCCAGGCCGCCCCGCGAGGCGGCCGGCGAGCCCGGCCACGACCTGCGGATCGCCTGCATCGACATCGGCGGCGGCACCAGCGACCTGATGATCGCCCGGTACACCTGCCAGCAGGGCATCGAGGACTCGATCCGGGGCGAGATCCTGCACCGCGACGGGATCTCGGTCGCCGGGGATCAGCTCGTGAAGCGGCTCCTGGAGCGGGTCGTCGTCCCGGCCTTCGCCGAGGCCATCGGCCTGGACGACGCGACCTGCCAGCTCCTCTTCGGCCCCGAAATCCCCCGCAACCGCGAGCTCCGGCCCCAGCGGGTCCAGTGGGTCAACCGCCTGTTCGTCCCGCTGGCGCAGGCCTATCTCGACGCGGCCGTCTCCGGCTCGGCCGCGGAGATCAGCCACACCGATCCCTCGCTCGTCCCGGAGGACGTCCTCGCGTCGCTCGGGGCCGTCCTCGACCGGATCAAGGGCGCGGGCTACTGCGACCTCCGCGAGGGCCTGGGCCTGCGCCTCGACCGGGCGCTCCTCGACGACGTGGTCCACGAGGTCTTCCACGACCTGCTCCTGGACCTCTGCGGCCGGATCGTCGCGCACGACGTCGACGTCGTGCTCCTGGCGGGCCAGCCGACCAAGCTGGCCGTCGTCCAGGACCTCCTCAGGCTCCTCCTGCCCCTCCCGCCGTCCCGCGTCATCCCGATGTACCGGCACTACGCCGGCAACTGGTACCCCTACCAGGACGCCGCGGGGCGGAACCCAGGGCTGATCATCGACCCCAAGAGCGCGGTCGTCGTGGGGGCCTCGATCCATTTCCTCGCCCACCACGGCCTGCTGCCCCAGTTCCGCTTCGCGATGACGGACACGTCGCGGGCCAACGCCTTCCACTGGGGCGTCATGACCGGCGCCGTTTCGGGGATCCCCGACGACCGCCTCCTGTTCCGGCCACGGTCGCCCTCCGTCCACGAGTTCGTCACGTCGTCCCGGCGCGTCCTGATCGGCCGCCGGCTGAGCGAGTCGGAGCGGGCGGAGGCCTCCCCGGCCTACCTCCTCAAGGTCGACACGGGCGACCGGCTCGGCCGCACCGAGATCAAGGTCCGCATCCGCCGGGCGAGCGACCCCGGGACCGGCGAGGAGATCCTGGAGCTGGAATCGGTCGAGGGCGAGGTCGCGGGGGAGCCCGCCGTCGCGGGCGGCAACGTCACGTTCACCTGGCGGACCCTCGCGGACGAGCACTTCTTCCTCGACAGCGGCGGCCTGGACAACATCGAGCCCCTCGCGCGATGA
- a CDS encoding virulence factor SrfC family protein — translation MAFPDPRDRRLIRKAEEVTAVAEELSDWVAAFGGRRKVEGLMPISEADEHELLAQRRRARNLYNSARVPVAAAIYGPSQVGKSLFIGRMLEPMDASFSPLGRDEAMGEPGYYAGLSFTDDLNPQSGSNEATALVTRFTTRERTDPQVLAGYPALARGLTRAEWLSVLGRGFRAECRAPEAIWDEASLEALFGRCDPAPDGAADRRWRADLLDAYAHLRRGDPLRLPVPEAAFNGLLARYPLSDGGYTELASTMFWGGWPELTAMFRSVLRCLAAITAAGRPGLLVHWAGVRFLLDSQRTATVENERSRVFRRVAWEDFRLVEKGGWRVLDFEPGRGGGAEDLAVLQAALLELVIPILPHRLDENWRRAVEEIDVLDIPGMRAGRDGAEGGTRTSAETLEERMEIVKRGKVLYLFDRYIEDLQVQTLLLLVRGGNLEVRGQMKSYVNRWGAARYGKDWPQRVRDVPPALFVGLTGIDEEFRDRSTSAGKELYENRVRQLIDTLGPVMTDFGARNAPFTNAYPLRYPGTWDASESQRARYGPEKWQRARAAFLESEGVRRHVAEAERRWDAAMDDRDGGLSLIGDGFRQSADAAGKQRDLERSLEEVRPRLLGLARSWLASGDANRERERRRQLARRVVDWLRSEPSKSYSRVHGLSQALALREGDAWALADFSERRPAGERIRTESPELLFGEALRGFLGDWAAALAPDRWREQTDGRAEGAPWIGLDDFLDLARSLKDYLLSDAVLTPLRDRLLKIVDLRLKDEAVRRHARRKYVRLALNDVILNLGLSVAPIVPVDEAGLAGLTLMRPFVRRWASRLEPCCAAGAGGDAAIPPGNEDLRALLAEWGDLPDGEAD, via the coding sequence ATGGCATTCCCCGATCCGCGCGACCGACGGCTGATCCGCAAGGCCGAGGAGGTGACGGCCGTGGCCGAGGAGCTGAGCGACTGGGTCGCCGCGTTCGGCGGGCGGCGCAAGGTCGAGGGCCTGATGCCCATCAGCGAGGCCGACGAGCACGAGCTCCTCGCGCAGCGGCGCCGCGCGAGGAACCTCTACAACTCCGCGCGGGTGCCGGTGGCCGCCGCCATCTACGGGCCGTCGCAGGTCGGCAAGAGCCTGTTCATCGGCCGGATGCTGGAGCCCATGGACGCGAGCTTCAGCCCCCTCGGCCGCGACGAGGCGATGGGCGAGCCGGGCTACTACGCCGGCCTTTCCTTCACCGACGACCTCAATCCTCAGAGCGGCTCCAATGAGGCCACGGCCCTGGTGACCCGGTTCACGACGAGGGAGCGGACCGATCCGCAGGTCCTCGCCGGCTACCCGGCCCTGGCGCGGGGGCTGACCCGGGCGGAGTGGCTCAGCGTGCTGGGCCGTGGCTTCCGCGCCGAGTGCCGCGCCCCGGAGGCGATCTGGGACGAGGCCTCCCTCGAGGCGCTCTTCGGCCGTTGCGACCCCGCGCCCGACGGCGCGGCCGACCGGCGATGGCGGGCGGACCTCCTGGACGCCTACGCCCACCTGAGGCGGGGAGATCCGCTCCGGCTGCCGGTCCCGGAAGCTGCCTTCAACGGGCTCCTGGCTCGCTACCCGCTGAGCGACGGCGGCTACACCGAGCTCGCGTCGACGATGTTCTGGGGCGGGTGGCCCGAGCTGACGGCGATGTTCCGGTCGGTCCTGCGTTGCCTCGCGGCGATCACGGCGGCGGGGCGACCGGGCCTGCTCGTCCACTGGGCGGGCGTCCGGTTCCTCCTCGACAGCCAGCGCACGGCGACGGTCGAGAACGAGCGGTCCCGCGTCTTCCGCCGCGTGGCCTGGGAGGATTTCCGCCTGGTCGAGAAGGGCGGTTGGCGGGTCCTCGACTTCGAACCGGGCCGCGGGGGCGGGGCCGAGGACCTAGCGGTCCTCCAGGCGGCGTTGCTCGAGCTCGTCATCCCCATACTGCCCCATCGGCTCGACGAGAACTGGCGGCGGGCCGTCGAGGAGATCGACGTCCTCGACATCCCGGGGATGCGCGCCGGCCGCGACGGCGCGGAGGGTGGCACCCGGACGAGTGCCGAGACGCTGGAAGAGCGGATGGAGATCGTCAAGCGGGGGAAGGTCCTCTACCTCTTCGACCGCTACATCGAGGACCTCCAGGTGCAGACGCTGCTCCTGCTGGTGCGCGGCGGCAATCTCGAGGTCCGCGGCCAGATGAAGAGCTACGTCAACCGGTGGGGGGCGGCACGCTACGGCAAGGACTGGCCCCAGCGGGTGCGGGACGTGCCGCCGGCCCTGTTCGTCGGCCTGACGGGCATCGACGAGGAGTTCCGCGACCGCTCCACCTCCGCCGGGAAGGAGCTGTACGAGAATCGCGTCCGGCAATTGATCGACACACTCGGGCCGGTGATGACGGACTTCGGGGCCCGGAACGCCCCGTTCACCAACGCGTATCCGCTGCGCTACCCGGGGACGTGGGACGCGTCGGAATCGCAACGGGCCCGGTACGGGCCCGAGAAGTGGCAGCGGGCGCGGGCGGCCTTCCTGGAGTCCGAGGGGGTGCGGCGGCACGTCGCCGAAGCGGAGCGGAGATGGGATGCGGCGATGGACGATCGGGACGGCGGACTCTCGCTGATCGGCGACGGCTTCCGACAGTCCGCGGACGCCGCCGGCAAGCAGCGGGACCTGGAGCGATCGCTGGAGGAGGTCCGGCCCAGGCTGCTGGGGCTGGCCCGGTCCTGGCTGGCCTCCGGGGATGCCAATCGCGAGCGTGAGCGGCGCCGGCAACTGGCACGCCGGGTCGTCGACTGGCTCCGGTCCGAGCCGTCGAAGTCCTACTCGAGGGTCCACGGGCTGTCGCAGGCCCTGGCCCTGCGCGAGGGCGACGCCTGGGCCCTGGCCGACTTCTCCGAGCGGCGCCCCGCCGGCGAGCGGATCCGCACCGAGTCGCCGGAGCTCCTCTTCGGCGAGGCGCTGCGCGGGTTCCTGGGCGACTGGGCCGCCGCCCTGGCCCCGGACCGCTGGCGTGAGCAGACCGACGGCCGCGCCGAGGGGGCCCCTTGGATCGGCCTCGACGACTTCCTCGACCTCGCGCGGTCGCTCAAGGACTACCTCCTCTCGGACGCGGTGCTGACCCCGCTGAGGGATCGACTGCTCAAGATCGTCGACTTGCGCCTGAAGGACGAGGCGGTCCGCCGCCACGCCCGACGCAAGTATGTCCGCCTGGCGCTCAACGACGTGATCCTCAACCTCGGGCTTTCGGTCGCGCCGATCGTCCCGGTCGACGAGGCGGGCCTGGCCGGATTGACCCTGATGCGGCCTTTCGTCCGGAGGTGGGCCTCTCGCCTCGAGCCGTGCTGCGCCGCCGGCGCCGGCGGCGACGCGGCGATCCCGCCCGGCAACGAGGATCTGCGCGCCCTCCTCGCGGAATGGGGCGATCTCCCGGATGGCGAGGCGGACTGA
- a CDS encoding WD40 repeat domain-containing serine/threonine protein kinase, with protein MPVQVLCPNPRCGASLSGSGAELAGLNRCPRCGTSLGGSGVGAGAAAFAAPAGLAPGSAFGRYRVDRRLGEGGMGSVYLAHDTSLGRAVALKVPHLAAGGDPGVLERFRREAQAAAALDHPNLCPVYDAGEVEGVPYLTMAYIEGRPLSQLIGPERSLPQRQVAAVVRKLALALQEAHDRGVVHRDLKPANVLVSRKRDLVVVDFGLARREGGGDARLTRSGMIVGTPAYMAPEQVAGDASAVGPASDVYALGVILYEMVSGHVPFDGPAAMVLAQVMTAEPPPIAGWRDDADPELESVCRKATAKRRQDRYGSMREFAEALDGYIRGGRAASPSTTLADLPAAGGESPTPTTGAETLIGRLVGRLGPGAEPSEPMRVGEGPSAAASTREAKRPPTRRLPLVAAGASALAILLGLVLYVATGSGTVRIEVSDPKADVQVKVDGKAISVEGLGSPIRLSVGEHELEATSEGFEAYGRKFTIKRGEAATVLVELVSKRSVATVARTIPEEGGASVPSQPTVVPAAARTVAEGSSQPKPIGGDATRVRTPEPETHAADTAEIARRKAYADGIQSAQLMIKSHDLGGAGKALAACPEGLRGWEWYYCRSMCQEEPAVGRPRPREAGGDPRVGLLEFRPDGIPLGLSFSPNGKRLAYVTRSGELFVLDLTTRRPLGRRKLDRGAYRVRYSPDGGRIATIGYDKSGAVVEVWDARTLARSRVFEGHAGRLGGCILFGPNARWIATSCEGEDDSTVRIWPLSAGVGRNVCRGPRRVVYSLVADPAGRWLASVGAEPVVRFWDVATGRELFHLDVPGFARDCDCTPDGRQIALACFGFVAIMDVESRKLVGQFSSGNDEHFIKYSPDGRRLVTARSTDLRLEIWDPASGRELLRLDEDRFKGDCCMGLDFSADGRHIATSDGAYGTIRIWSIPEVRDGAGPTSPVGHDRGSSGGTTK; from the coding sequence ATGCCGGTGCAGGTCCTCTGCCCCAACCCGCGATGCGGCGCGTCGCTCAGCGGCTCGGGGGCCGAGCTGGCCGGGCTGAATCGCTGCCCGCGGTGCGGGACGTCGCTGGGCGGCTCGGGTGTGGGGGCCGGGGCGGCCGCCTTCGCCGCGCCGGCGGGGCTGGCGCCGGGCTCGGCGTTCGGCCGCTACCGGGTGGATCGGCGGCTCGGCGAAGGTGGGATGGGATCGGTCTATCTGGCCCACGACACGAGCCTCGGTCGCGCCGTGGCGTTGAAGGTGCCGCACCTCGCCGCCGGTGGCGATCCGGGGGTGCTGGAGCGATTCCGCCGCGAGGCGCAGGCGGCCGCGGCGCTGGACCACCCCAACCTCTGCCCGGTTTACGACGCCGGCGAGGTGGAGGGTGTGCCCTACCTGACGATGGCCTACATCGAGGGCCGGCCGCTCTCGCAGCTCATCGGCCCGGAGCGGTCGCTGCCTCAGAGGCAGGTGGCCGCGGTCGTCAGGAAGCTGGCCCTGGCGCTGCAGGAGGCCCACGATCGGGGAGTCGTCCACCGCGACCTCAAGCCGGCCAACGTCCTGGTGAGCCGGAAGCGGGACCTCGTGGTGGTGGACTTCGGCCTGGCGCGGCGGGAGGGCGGCGGCGACGCGCGGCTGACCCGGTCGGGGATGATCGTGGGGACGCCGGCGTACATGGCCCCGGAGCAGGTGGCCGGCGATGCGTCCGCGGTGGGCCCGGCGAGCGACGTGTACGCGCTGGGGGTGATCCTCTACGAGATGGTGAGCGGCCACGTCCCCTTCGACGGGCCGGCCGCGATGGTGCTGGCCCAGGTGATGACGGCCGAGCCGCCGCCGATCGCGGGCTGGCGCGACGATGCGGATCCGGAGTTGGAGTCGGTCTGCCGGAAGGCGACGGCGAAGCGTCGGCAGGACCGGTACGGGTCGATGCGGGAGTTCGCCGAGGCGCTGGACGGCTACATCCGAGGCGGACGCGCGGCGAGCCCGTCGACGACGCTGGCGGACCTGCCGGCGGCCGGCGGCGAGTCGCCGACGCCGACGACGGGTGCGGAGACGCTGATCGGCCGGCTGGTGGGGCGCCTTGGGCCTGGGGCGGAGCCGTCCGAGCCGATGCGCGTGGGGGAGGGGCCGAGCGCCGCCGCGAGCACGAGAGAGGCGAAGAGGCCTCCGACCCGGAGGCTGCCCCTTGTCGCGGCCGGCGCGAGTGCCCTGGCGATCCTGCTGGGGCTCGTGCTCTACGTGGCGACGGGCTCGGGTACGGTGCGGATCGAGGTGAGCGACCCGAAGGCCGACGTGCAGGTGAAGGTGGACGGCAAGGCGATCTCGGTAGAGGGCCTGGGATCGCCCATCCGGCTGAGTGTCGGCGAGCACGAGCTGGAGGCGACGAGCGAGGGCTTCGAGGCGTACGGCCGGAAGTTCACGATCAAGCGGGGTGAGGCAGCGACTGTCCTGGTCGAGCTCGTGTCGAAACGATCCGTCGCGACCGTCGCTCGGACCATCCCCGAGGAGGGGGGGGCGTCCGTGCCATCGCAGCCTACCGTCGTGCCGGCCGCGGCGAGGACGGTTGCCGAGGGGTCGTCGCAGCCGAAGCCGATCGGGGGGGACGCGACAAGGGTTCGCACCCCGGAGCCCGAGACGCATGCTGCCGACACCGCGGAGATCGCGAGGAGGAAGGCCTACGCCGACGGCATCCAGTCCGCCCAGTTGATGATCAAGAGCCATGATCTCGGCGGTGCCGGGAAGGCGCTCGCCGCCTGCCCCGAGGGCCTGCGAGGATGGGAATGGTACTACTGCCGATCGATGTGCCAGGAGGAGCCCGCTGTTGGCCGACCTCGCCCCCGAGAAGCCGGTGGCGACCCGCGAGTGGGCCTCCTCGAGTTCAGGCCCGACGGCATCCCGCTGGGCCTGAGCTTCAGCCCGAATGGGAAGAGACTCGCTTATGTTACCCGTTCCGGCGAGCTCTTCGTTCTGGACTTGACGACGAGGAGGCCTCTGGGGCGACGCAAGCTCGATCGCGGGGCCTATCGGGTCCGCTACAGCCCGGACGGCGGTCGGATCGCGACGATCGGATACGACAAAAGTGGTGCCGTGGTCGAGGTCTGGGACGCCCGTACGCTCGCGCGATCGCGTGTGTTCGAAGGCCACGCAGGGCGGCTCGGAGGCTGCATCCTGTTCGGCCCGAATGCGAGATGGATCGCGACGTCGTGCGAGGGCGAAGACGACTCGACGGTACGAATCTGGCCGCTCTCGGCAGGCGTCGGGCGGAATGTCTGCCGCGGGCCTCGAAGGGTCGTCTATTCGCTCGTCGCCGATCCCGCCGGCCGCTGGCTCGCCAGCGTCGGTGCCGAGCCCGTCGTTCGATTCTGGGATGTCGCGACCGGCAGGGAACTCTTCCACCTGGACGTCCCGGGCTTCGCGCGCGATTGCGATTGTACGCCGGACGGCAGGCAGATCGCACTGGCGTGCTTCGGCTTCGTGGCGATCATGGACGTCGAGTCTCGGAAGCTGGTCGGGCAATTCTCGTCCGGCAACGATGAGCATTTTATCAAGTACAGCCCGGACGGCCGTCGCCTGGTCACGGCTCGGTCGACGGATCTTCGACTCGAGATCTGGGATCCCGCCTCAGGACGAGAGCTCCTGAGACTCGACGAGGACCGGTTCAAGGGCGACTGCTGCATGGGCCTGGACTTCAGCGCGGACGGCAGGCACATCGCCACGTCGGACGGGGCCTACGGGACCATAAGGATCTGGTCGATTCCGGAGGTCCGGGATGGTGCGGGGCCTACATCCCCCGTGGGCCATGACCGCGGCTCATCCGGTGGCACGACGAAGTGA